In Brevibacillus brevis NBRC 100599, a single genomic region encodes these proteins:
- a CDS encoding helix-turn-helix transcriptional regulator, producing MARESFDKELQLLRLLFLTAGAYNRQQLAERLGISVHTLDKTMKKLKDIQSTFYQHVGDEEKKEYYTQLRYNYFEVTDNFLMFLYHAKSLKDSEVERLSHILEKLKQQPLSIKELLETFVDTEPDEKTIRQDMKYLEEIGVIKNVSEVRPYVYQFDDELLDSLTDDELLDLYDFIDFMANTQLPAVPGYLLQEKVKRYLKHRLKLTDASAFLYKYHFVSRILDEYQALLLTEAIRQRKIVEFHYYTPKRRKFYDSQNTNPTFQRDTTGQHQKAIPLRVIFDHQYGRWYLLAQGCGNGPLRKYRVEGMTKLVTGKSVTPEIFTSLQASADERIAHSWLIDTGKLVTVRLRFFQPRDTPHSFIQERVEAQGQWGIVTEESRESFVYEINVNSTMEITPWIRSFGSSVEVLEPLFLRKQFQKEWEELLAYYESV from the coding sequence ATGGCACGCGAAAGCTTTGACAAAGAGCTGCAATTGCTCCGTCTCCTGTTTTTAACCGCTGGTGCCTACAATCGGCAACAGTTAGCCGAGCGACTCGGGATCTCCGTTCATACGCTTGATAAAACGATGAAAAAGCTGAAGGACATCCAATCGACCTTTTATCAGCATGTCGGCGATGAGGAGAAAAAAGAGTATTACACGCAGCTTCGTTACAACTATTTTGAGGTGACGGACAATTTCTTGATGTTTTTGTACCATGCGAAATCATTGAAGGATTCGGAAGTAGAGCGACTTTCGCACATCTTGGAAAAGCTTAAACAACAGCCCCTCTCCATTAAAGAATTACTGGAGACGTTTGTAGATACAGAGCCCGATGAAAAAACAATCCGCCAGGACATGAAATACCTCGAAGAAATTGGTGTGATAAAAAATGTTAGTGAGGTCAGACCGTACGTTTATCAATTCGATGACGAGCTACTGGACTCATTGACGGACGACGAGCTTTTGGATCTGTATGATTTCATCGACTTCATGGCCAATACCCAACTGCCGGCTGTCCCTGGTTATCTTCTGCAAGAAAAAGTGAAACGCTATCTCAAGCATCGCTTGAAGTTAACCGATGCATCTGCGTTTTTATACAAATATCATTTCGTCTCACGTATTCTCGATGAATATCAAGCTTTACTTCTCACGGAAGCCATTCGTCAGCGAAAAATCGTTGAATTTCACTACTACACGCCCAAACGCCGGAAGTTTTACGATTCTCAAAATACGAATCCGACATTCCAACGGGATACAACAGGGCAACATCAAAAAGCAATTCCACTCCGGGTTATTTTTGATCATCAATACGGCAGATGGTACTTGCTGGCACAAGGATGCGGCAATGGTCCGCTGCGCAAATACCGTGTGGAAGGTATGACCAAGCTCGTAACAGGCAAATCCGTTACGCCGGAAATCTTCACTTCCTTGCAAGCAAGTGCGGATGAGCGTATTGCGCACAGTTGGTTGATTGATACCGGAAAACTCGTAACGGTACGCCTTCGCTTTTTTCAGCCTCGCGACACGCCTCATTCCTTTATCCAAGAGCGAGTGGAGGCACAGGGGCAATGGGGGATTGTGACAGAAGAATCACGGGAGAGCTTTGTGTACGAGATAAACGTGAACAGCACGATGGAAATTACACCGTGGATTCGCAGCTTCGGTTCGAGCGTGGAAGTTCTTGAACCGCTGTTTCTTCGCAAGCAATTCCAAAAAGAATGGGAGGAGCTGCTCGCCTACTATGAATCTGTTTGA
- a CDS encoding WYL domain-containing protein, with protein sequence MNLFDKIHNYQLVTRLDEAGVYPVTSHEKAWLSLMLANPSASEIFEPATLDKLRRLTHTPENEWTEQERFVEKAQTQAKQLWSPLVRTLRRIILGKNHIKITAATNKGPVFRNQRGVPYKLEYSLAKKAWYLIWLNMSTNRLITTPLHLIRSVDELYIEDVWYDSFLPAILEQIQQRKQMAKIVVIRRYNAELQRILYAFSCFDKEVAFDPESQVYTITLHFLSDEQEFILSRIRFLGLRVKVVENDQLKQRMAESATNALARYTETLL encoded by the coding sequence ATGAATCTGTTTGACAAGATACATAATTACCAGCTAGTGACACGACTGGATGAAGCGGGGGTTTATCCAGTCACCTCACACGAAAAAGCGTGGCTCTCCCTGATGCTGGCGAATCCGTCTGCGTCAGAAATTTTCGAGCCCGCTACACTCGATAAGCTTCGCCGTTTGACACATACGCCAGAAAATGAATGGACCGAACAAGAACGATTCGTGGAAAAAGCGCAGACACAGGCCAAACAGCTCTGGAGTCCACTCGTGCGCACCCTGCGACGAATCATTCTCGGCAAGAATCACATAAAAATAACCGCAGCCACGAACAAAGGCCCGGTTTTTCGCAATCAACGAGGGGTTCCCTACAAGCTGGAATATTCACTTGCCAAGAAGGCCTGGTACCTGATCTGGCTAAACATGTCTACCAATCGCCTGATCACGACTCCGCTGCATCTCATTCGCTCCGTCGATGAGCTTTACATAGAAGATGTATGGTATGACAGTTTTTTACCGGCTATTTTGGAACAGATCCAACAGCGCAAGCAGATGGCAAAAATTGTGGTCATCCGTCGTTACAACGCTGAGCTCCAGCGCATATTGTACGCGTTTTCCTGCTTTGACAAAGAGGTCGCTTTTGACCCAGAATCGCAGGTGTACACGATCACCCTGCACTTTCTATCCGACGAACAGGAGTTTATTTTATCGCGCATTCGTTTTCTCGGCCTGCGGGTAAAAGTAGTAGAAAACGATCAACTCAAACAGCGAATGGCAGAGTCGGCAACGAACGCCTTGGCAAGATATACTGAAACTCTACTTTAA